Proteins encoded in a region of the Mycolicibacterium neoaurum genome:
- a CDS encoding DUF72 domain-containing protein, translating into MVVRIGTSGWSYDHWTGVLYPPKLTAARRLAVYVEEFDTVELNSSFYRWPTPARFTQWRDQLPDGFTMTVKAPRGLTHARRLRAPEQWIERIAAGWDALGNRRAALLVQLHPAQQRDDERLDHFLSAMPDSIPVAMELRHPSWDDPGVYDLLRGHGAAYVVMSGPGLPCVAAATAGLAYLRLHGPGGEAMYSGSYDTEELHRWAREIRGWDAEGRDVLVYFNNDLGGHAVRNAQELRSMLV; encoded by the coding sequence ATGGTGGTCCGGATCGGAACCTCGGGCTGGTCTTACGATCACTGGACCGGGGTGTTGTATCCGCCCAAGCTGACGGCCGCGCGCCGGCTGGCGGTTTACGTCGAGGAGTTCGACACCGTCGAGCTCAACTCCAGCTTCTACCGGTGGCCCACGCCGGCGCGGTTCACCCAGTGGCGCGACCAACTGCCCGACGGCTTCACCATGACGGTGAAGGCGCCCCGCGGACTGACCCACGCCCGCCGGTTGCGCGCCCCGGAACAGTGGATCGAACGCATCGCGGCCGGGTGGGACGCACTGGGCAACCGACGGGCGGCGCTGCTGGTGCAGTTGCATCCCGCCCAGCAGCGCGACGACGAGCGCCTCGACCACTTCTTGTCCGCCATGCCGGATTCGATCCCGGTCGCGATGGAACTTCGCCACCCGAGCTGGGATGACCCCGGGGTGTACGACCTGCTGCGCGGGCATGGCGCGGCCTACGTCGTCATGAGTGGACCCGGCTTGCCGTGCGTCGCGGCAGCGACCGCCGGGCTGGCCTATCTCCGGCTGCACGGCCCCGGCGGGGAGGCCATGTACAGCGGGTCCTATGACACCGAGGAGTTGCACCGCTGGGCCAGGGAGATCCGCGGCTGGGATGCCGAAGGGCGAGATGTGCTGGTGTACTTCAACAATGATCTCGGTGGTCACGCGGTACGCAATGCGCAGGAGTTGCGCAGCATGCTCGTGTGA
- a CDS encoding nitroreductase/quinone reductase family protein has protein sequence MPLRYVDPERPRGSKYHASVRFGRSPIGQFIAKHIARRTDPYLFRLTRGRVNMGPIINAPLVTTGAKSGKRRQVQLTYFNDGADVILLASNYGGAKHPQWYYNLKANPDCEFGMEPFTASQVTDPDEYDRLFGLAGRVYAGYDDYREKTAPEGRTIPIFRLTPR, from the coding sequence ATGCCGTTGCGCTATGTGGATCCCGAGAGGCCTCGAGGTTCGAAATACCACGCCAGTGTGCGCTTCGGGCGCTCGCCGATCGGGCAGTTCATCGCCAAGCACATCGCCCGGCGCACCGACCCGTATCTCTTCCGGTTGACCCGCGGACGCGTCAACATGGGCCCCATCATCAATGCCCCGCTGGTGACGACCGGCGCGAAGTCCGGCAAACGCCGTCAGGTGCAGTTGACCTACTTCAACGACGGTGCGGACGTGATCCTGCTGGCGTCCAATTACGGCGGCGCCAAACACCCGCAGTGGTACTACAACCTGAAGGCCAATCCGGACTGCGAGTTCGGTATGGAACCCTTCACCGCCTCCCAGGTGACCGACCCCGATGAGTACGACCGGCTGTTCGGTCTGGCCGGCCGGGTCTACGCCGGCTATGACGATTACCGGGAAAAGACTGCCCCGGAGGGGCGGACGATCCCGATCTTCCGGCTCACCCCGCGCTGA
- a CDS encoding dihydrofolate reductase family protein: MGTLIYGFTTSVDGYIADAHGNIDWSDPSDELHQYWNDFERNTAMSFYGRRIYELMAGHWPAVHESADADPIAADFAAVWCTMPKVVFSSTLESVAWNSRLERGDPVEVVRRLKADTDGQLEVAGATLAAPIVRAGLVDEYRMVISPTAVGGGTSFFPTLPSWISLRLLEHRVFPGGTILLRYAPR, translated from the coding sequence ATGGGCACACTCATCTACGGTTTCACCACATCGGTGGACGGCTATATCGCCGACGCACACGGGAACATCGACTGGAGCGATCCGAGCGACGAACTCCACCAGTACTGGAATGACTTCGAACGCAACACCGCCATGTCGTTCTACGGCCGGCGAATCTATGAACTGATGGCCGGGCACTGGCCGGCCGTCCACGAGTCGGCGGATGCCGACCCGATAGCCGCCGACTTCGCCGCGGTGTGGTGCACCATGCCCAAGGTGGTGTTCTCCTCCACCTTGGAGTCCGTCGCGTGGAACTCCCGGCTGGAACGTGGCGACCCCGTCGAGGTGGTGCGGCGGCTCAAAGCCGACACCGACGGTCAACTCGAAGTGGCCGGTGCGACGCTGGCGGCACCGATCGTGCGGGCCGGACTGGTCGACGAGTACCGCATGGTCATCTCCCCCACCGCCGTCGGTGGGGGCACATCGTTCTTCCCGACGCTGCCATCCTGGATTTCGTTGCGGCTGCTGGAACATCGGGTGTTTCCCGGCGGCACGATCCTGCTTCGCTATGCGCCGCGGTAG
- a CDS encoding GNAT family N-acetyltransferase, with the protein MSHRIQRAAATDLDVAAATLATAFDSYPWTRWSIPQDRYAERLEHLQRLYLQFAHEHGIVLIADEARGVLALLPPDAPTPPPDFQQQVADLHGDRLQVLGQADIPVQPENAWNLATLGVNPDSQGRGLGGALVDAGLAAVKAVDAAAGTALETSDERNVRLYERSGFTVTATTSIPDGPVVYSMFRPAAH; encoded by the coding sequence GTGAGCCACCGCATCCAACGCGCAGCAGCGACGGATCTGGACGTGGCGGCCGCCACCCTGGCTACGGCCTTCGACTCGTATCCGTGGACACGGTGGTCGATTCCGCAGGACCGCTATGCCGAACGCCTCGAGCACCTGCAGCGGCTGTACCTGCAGTTCGCACACGAGCACGGCATCGTGCTGATCGCCGACGAGGCGCGCGGCGTGCTGGCGCTGCTGCCGCCCGATGCCCCGACGCCGCCGCCGGACTTTCAGCAACAGGTGGCCGATCTGCACGGTGACCGGCTGCAGGTCCTCGGACAGGCAGACATCCCGGTCCAACCCGAGAACGCGTGGAACCTGGCGACCCTCGGTGTGAATCCGGACAGCCAGGGCCGGGGCCTGGGCGGTGCACTGGTCGACGCCGGACTGGCGGCGGTGAAAGCGGTCGACGCCGCCGCGGGCACGGCGCTGGAGACATCGGACGAACGCAACGTCCGGCTCTATGAGCGGTCGGGGTTCACCGTCACCGCTACGACATCGATACCCGATGGGCCGGTGGTGTATTCGATGTTCCGGCCCGCTGCGCACTGA
- a CDS encoding isoprenylcysteine carboxylmethyltransferase family protein, giving the protein MRVPPVGVAGAAALAQIWASRGTSGSTASRIAAGVVAALSAGILLASVGSFRRHDTSVNPLEVERAAALVHTGVFRVSRNPMYVGMAGLLVAQAIQRRSWVAVLPVAFFVAVMQRVQIPVEEKFLRERFGPEFEVYVRDVPRWVDHRSVRLLLGR; this is encoded by the coding sequence ATGCGCGTTCCGCCGGTCGGTGTCGCGGGAGCAGCCGCGCTGGCCCAGATCTGGGCGAGCCGTGGCACTTCCGGGTCCACTGCATCACGGATAGCTGCAGGTGTTGTCGCGGCGCTGTCGGCCGGGATACTGCTCGCGTCGGTGGGCTCATTCCGGCGCCACGACACATCGGTCAACCCCCTGGAGGTCGAACGGGCCGCGGCCCTGGTACATACCGGGGTCTTTCGGGTCTCCCGAAACCCGATGTACGTCGGCATGGCGGGATTGCTTGTGGCCCAGGCCATTCAGCGACGGTCCTGGGTGGCTGTGCTGCCCGTAGCCTTTTTCGTGGCGGTCATGCAGCGGGTCCAGATCCCCGTCGAGGAGAAGTTCCTGCGCGAGCGGTTCGGGCCGGAGTTTGAAGTGTACGTACGCGATGTGCCGCGGTGGGTCGACCACCGGTCGGTGCGGTTGCTTCTCGGCCGCTAG
- a CDS encoding DUF1801 domain-containing protein: protein MSGDWRNERVELLRSLITQAEPDVVEEVKWRKPSNPDGVPTFSLDGLICTVETYKDKVKLTFAKGASVNDPDHLFNASLDASVRRAIDLREDDQLDAEAFKALIREAVRVNRG from the coding sequence GTGAGTGGGGACTGGCGTAACGAACGGGTCGAGCTGCTCCGGTCTCTGATCACCCAGGCCGAACCCGATGTGGTCGAGGAGGTCAAGTGGCGCAAGCCGTCCAACCCTGACGGCGTGCCCACGTTCTCCCTGGACGGGTTGATCTGCACTGTGGAGACCTATAAGGACAAGGTCAAATTGACCTTCGCCAAGGGCGCGTCGGTCAACGATCCGGACCACCTGTTCAACGCCAGTCTCGACGCGTCGGTCCGGCGCGCCATCGATTTGCGTGAAGACGATCAACTGGACGCCGAGGCCTTCAAGGCCCTGATTCGCGAGGCCGTGCGAGTCAACCGCGGTTAG
- the ychF gene encoding redox-regulated ATPase YchF, whose amino-acid sequence MSLNLGIVGLPNVGKSTLFNALTRNDVLAANYPFATIEPNEGVVALPDPRLDKLAEIFGSEKTVPAPVTFVDIAGIVKGASEGAGLGNKFLANIRECDAICQVVRAFADDDVVHVDGRVDPRSDIEVIETELILADMQTLEKAVPRLEKEARNNKDRKPLLDAAVAAQAVLDSGKTLFSAGADATVLRELNLMTTKPFLYVFNADESVLTDEAKKAELRELVAPADAVFLDAKIESELIELDDESAAELLESIGQTEPGLDALARAGFHTLNLQTYLTAGPKEARAWTIHRGDTAPKAAGVIHTDFEKGFIKAEVVSFDDLVEAGSMAAAKAAGKVRMEGKDYVMADGDVVEFRFNV is encoded by the coding sequence GTGAGCTTGAACCTCGGAATCGTCGGACTCCCCAATGTCGGCAAGTCGACCCTTTTCAACGCGCTGACGCGGAACGACGTGTTGGCCGCGAACTACCCGTTCGCGACCATCGAACCCAACGAGGGTGTGGTGGCGCTGCCCGACCCGCGGCTGGACAAGCTCGCCGAGATCTTCGGCTCGGAGAAGACCGTGCCTGCGCCGGTGACGTTCGTCGACATCGCCGGCATCGTCAAGGGCGCTTCCGAGGGGGCCGGGCTGGGCAACAAGTTCCTGGCCAACATCCGCGAGTGCGATGCCATCTGCCAGGTGGTGCGCGCCTTCGCCGATGATGATGTGGTGCACGTCGACGGTCGGGTCGATCCACGCTCGGATATCGAGGTCATCGAGACCGAACTGATCCTGGCCGATATGCAGACATTGGAGAAGGCCGTCCCGCGGCTGGAGAAGGAAGCCCGCAACAACAAGGACCGCAAGCCGCTGCTCGACGCCGCGGTGGCCGCCCAGGCGGTGCTCGATTCGGGCAAGACCCTGTTCTCGGCGGGGGCGGACGCGACGGTCCTTCGCGAGCTGAACCTGATGACCACCAAACCGTTCCTCTACGTGTTCAACGCCGACGAGTCGGTGCTCACCGACGAGGCCAAGAAGGCCGAGCTGCGTGAGCTGGTGGCCCCGGCCGATGCGGTGTTCCTCGATGCGAAGATCGAGTCCGAGCTGATCGAGCTGGACGACGAGTCGGCTGCGGAGCTGTTGGAGTCCATCGGCCAGACCGAGCCGGGCCTTGATGCGTTGGCGCGGGCCGGTTTCCACACCCTGAACCTGCAGACCTACCTCACGGCGGGGCCGAAAGAGGCCCGCGCGTGGACGATTCACCGCGGCGACACCGCACCGAAGGCGGCCGGGGTGATCCACACCGACTTCGAGAAGGGTTTCATCAAGGCCGAGGTCGTGTCCTTCGATGATCTGGTCGAGGCCGGGTCGATGGCCGCGGCCAAGGCCGCGGGCAAGGTGCGCATGGAGGGCAAGGACTACGTGATGGCCGACGGGGACGTCGTGGAGTTCCGATTCAACGTGTAG
- a CDS encoding DUF6542 domain-containing protein, with protein sequence MSGQPEPTESVSHRTVLPRIPGWPSGLLPWWGAVLVAVTATLVGFAYHAGAGTGELGAVFATFYVLGCLAAVLLVRRSGIFATVIQPPLILFISVPSAYFLMHSGQINGLKDILINCGYPLIERFPLMFFTSVAVLAIGVARWYLDKQSADSAEVAESANSDAPDLAERVARRLRRSQDPDAEEQPARRPRRPRETPARAPQEPRRTRQPSRARHNRPPESDIAASAAAADRRERAAARERYGRPRPDDEPRDTPPRRARRTREASARDPREPRQPRRTPPPSRSRAEDAPDPYERPRRRREYDSPYGDYQPGYRSRSEDRYPDFPDYPEPPRRGATEGAHHPVSRVRYRSTDDERRTEHRTRPRASHRRDDWD encoded by the coding sequence GTGTCAGGTCAGCCCGAGCCGACGGAGTCGGTGTCCCACCGCACCGTCCTTCCCCGCATCCCGGGCTGGCCATCGGGACTGCTGCCCTGGTGGGGCGCTGTTCTGGTGGCCGTCACGGCAACCCTGGTCGGCTTCGCGTATCACGCCGGCGCCGGTACCGGCGAGCTCGGTGCGGTGTTCGCCACGTTCTACGTGTTGGGCTGCCTCGCCGCGGTGCTGCTGGTGCGTCGCTCCGGCATCTTCGCCACGGTCATCCAGCCCCCGCTGATCCTGTTCATCTCGGTACCGTCCGCGTATTTCCTGATGCACAGCGGTCAGATCAACGGTCTCAAGGACATCCTGATCAACTGTGGTTACCCGTTGATCGAGCGCTTCCCGCTGATGTTCTTCACCTCGGTGGCGGTACTGGCGATCGGCGTGGCCCGCTGGTACCTGGACAAGCAGAGCGCCGATTCCGCCGAGGTCGCAGAGTCGGCGAATTCCGACGCCCCCGACCTCGCCGAGCGGGTTGCTCGACGACTGCGCCGCTCCCAGGACCCCGACGCCGAGGAGCAGCCGGCACGCCGGCCGCGACGACCCCGCGAGACCCCGGCCCGTGCCCCCCAAGAGCCCCGCCGCACCCGCCAACCGTCGCGTGCCCGGCACAATCGGCCACCGGAGTCGGATATCGCGGCCTCGGCCGCCGCGGCCGACCGGCGCGAGCGGGCTGCCGCGCGGGAGCGTTATGGCCGCCCCCGCCCCGACGATGAGCCGCGCGACACCCCGCCGCGCCGCGCACGCCGAACCCGCGAGGCGTCCGCACGCGATCCACGCGAACCCCGTCAGCCGCGCCGCACACCGCCGCCGAGCCGCAGCCGCGCCGAGGACGCCCCGGATCCCTATGAGCGGCCGCGTCGCCGCCGTGAGTACGACAGCCCCTACGGCGATTACCAGCCCGGCTACCGGTCTCGCTCCGAGGACCGTTATCCGGACTTCCCGGACTATCCGGAGCCGCCGCGCCGCGGCGCCACCGAGGGTGCGCATCACCCGGTATCGCGGGTCCGCTATCGCAGCACCGATGACGAGCGGCGCACCGAGCACCGCACCCGTCCGCGGGCCAGCCACCGCCGCGACGACTGGGACTAG
- a CDS encoding penicillin-binding transpeptidase domain-containing protein, with the protein MGSLRRIVPVALVAVLLLGGCGDSEDRLKNATDGFAEALSRGDAPAAAALTTDATAASGALDALFASLGTDVNFKVSDMRRQEDAATFTLAATWKFGPQKAIEWTYDTTGSAAAEGDDWKIRWDAATVAPGLDKGPLSFGTLAPQPAARVLDRTGANLLTQHIVTLVDVAPGADVNAVAALVNPIAPTVTPEWLGGELAKGAPVTAVTLRDEDLAPIRDQLAALPEVTLRPQTRLLATDRALTSPTLSGLSELWQQRTDAAAGWAVSAQTPTGPTRVGGQDPGAVGDITSTLDIGMQLAGESALAPLSTPAAIVAIQPSTGNLLAVAQNAPADAQGPIALTGLYPPGSTFKTVTVSAALQDGQVTPDSIVGCPGTENIEGRQIPNDDNFDLGEVPLHTAFARSCNTTMGRLAVNLPPDGLTKAAAQLGLGIDFVAPGMTTVTGSVPTADTSALRVEEGIGQGKVTASPFGMALVAATLAKGAVPAPTIVQGSPGVPDRTPEPLPPSVDEQVRAMMRETITGGTATALQDIPDLLGKTGTAEYIDDTHAHGWFVGIRGDLALAVFVSDAGSSAPAVEAAGTFLRAVP; encoded by the coding sequence GTGGGCTCTCTGCGACGCATCGTTCCCGTGGCCCTGGTGGCCGTGCTCCTACTGGGCGGCTGTGGCGACAGCGAAGACCGGCTGAAGAATGCCACCGACGGGTTCGCCGAGGCGCTCAGCCGCGGTGACGCGCCCGCGGCGGCGGCGCTGACCACCGATGCCACGGCAGCGTCCGGCGCCCTCGACGCGCTCTTCGCCAGCCTGGGCACCGATGTGAACTTCAAGGTCTCCGATATGCGGCGCCAGGAGGACGCGGCGACCTTCACGTTGGCCGCCACCTGGAAGTTCGGGCCGCAGAAGGCGATCGAGTGGACCTACGACACCACCGGGTCGGCCGCTGCCGAGGGTGATGACTGGAAGATCCGCTGGGACGCGGCGACCGTCGCGCCCGGTCTGGACAAGGGCCCGCTGTCCTTCGGCACGCTGGCCCCGCAGCCGGCGGCAAGGGTGCTCGATCGCACCGGTGCCAACCTGCTCACCCAGCACATCGTCACCCTCGTCGACGTCGCTCCCGGCGCCGATGTCAACGCCGTTGCGGCACTGGTCAATCCGATCGCGCCGACGGTCACCCCGGAGTGGCTCGGCGGGGAACTGGCCAAGGGTGCGCCCGTCACCGCCGTGACGCTGCGCGATGAGGACCTCGCCCCGATCCGGGACCAACTGGCGGCGCTGCCGGAGGTCACCCTGCGCCCGCAAACCCGACTGCTGGCCACCGACCGCGCGTTGACCTCGCCGACCCTGTCCGGATTGTCCGAGCTGTGGCAGCAGCGCACCGACGCGGCGGCCGGCTGGGCGGTGTCCGCGCAGACTCCCACTGGACCCACCCGCGTCGGCGGACAGGACCCAGGAGCCGTCGGCGATATCACCAGCACGCTCGATATCGGCATGCAGTTGGCGGGGGAGTCGGCGCTGGCACCGTTGTCGACGCCGGCTGCCATCGTGGCCATCCAGCCGTCGACCGGCAACCTACTGGCCGTCGCGCAGAACGCCCCCGCCGACGCGCAGGGCCCGATCGCGCTGACCGGCCTCTACCCGCCGGGTTCGACCTTCAAGACCGTCACCGTCTCGGCGGCCCTACAGGACGGGCAGGTGACCCCGGACAGCATCGTCGGCTGCCCGGGCACCGAGAACATCGAGGGCCGCCAGATCCCCAATGACGACAACTTCGACCTCGGTGAGGTACCGCTGCACACCGCGTTCGCGCGGTCCTGCAACACCACGATGGGCAGGCTCGCGGTCAACCTGCCGCCCGACGGGCTGACCAAGGCCGCCGCTCAACTGGGTCTCGGCATCGATTTCGTCGCACCAGGGATGACCACGGTCACCGGTTCGGTGCCGACGGCCGACACCTCCGCGCTGCGCGTCGAAGAGGGCATCGGGCAGGGCAAGGTCACCGCCTCACCGTTCGGGATGGCGCTGGTGGCCGCGACGCTGGCGAAGGGCGCGGTGCCCGCGCCGACCATCGTGCAAGGCTCTCCGGGTGTGCCCGACCGCACGCCCGAGCCGTTGCCGCCGTCCGTCGACGAGCAGGTGCGGGCGATGATGCGAGAGACGATCACCGGCGGCACCGCCACGGCGCTGCAGGACATCCCCGATCTGCTCGGCAAGACCGGGACCGCCGAATATATCGACGACACGCATGCGCACGGCTGGTTCGTCGGCATCCGTGGTGACCTGGCGCTGGCGGTGTTCGTCAGCGATGCGGGAAGCTCGGCACCCGCGGTCGAAGCGGCGGGCACGTTCCTGCGCGCCGTGCCCTAG
- a CDS encoding 4-hydroxy-3-methylbut-2-enyl diphosphate reductase — MPPTVNMGIPGATSSVAARVDGKRVLLAEPRGYCAGVDRAVETVERALEKHGAPIYVRHEIVHNRYVVDTLAKAGAVFVEQTDEVPEGAIVVFSAHGVAPTVHEEAAARNLQTIDATCPLVTKVHNEAKRFARDDYDILLVGHEGHEEVVGTAGEAPDHVQVVDNPDAVDKVTVRDPNKVIWLSQTTLSVDETMETVRRLREKFPTLQDPPSDDICYATQNRQVAVKAMAPECDLVIVVGSKNSSNSVRLVEVALLAGAKAAHLVDYADDVDPAWFSGVTTVGVTSGASVPEILVRGVLDRLAEYGYATVQPVTTANETLVFALPREIRPPRG, encoded by the coding sequence ATGCCACCAACCGTCAACATGGGAATTCCCGGTGCCACCAGTTCGGTGGCCGCGCGGGTTGACGGCAAGCGCGTGCTGCTGGCCGAGCCACGCGGCTACTGTGCGGGCGTCGACCGGGCCGTCGAGACCGTCGAGCGTGCGTTGGAGAAGCACGGCGCCCCGATCTACGTGCGGCACGAGATCGTGCACAACCGCTACGTGGTGGACACGCTGGCCAAGGCCGGTGCGGTGTTCGTTGAGCAGACCGACGAGGTGCCCGAGGGCGCCATCGTGGTGTTCTCCGCCCACGGCGTGGCGCCGACCGTGCACGAGGAGGCCGCCGCCCGCAACCTGCAGACCATCGACGCGACGTGCCCGCTGGTCACCAAGGTGCACAACGAGGCCAAACGTTTCGCCCGCGACGACTACGACATCCTGCTCGTCGGCCACGAGGGCCACGAGGAGGTCGTCGGCACCGCCGGTGAGGCCCCCGATCATGTCCAGGTCGTCGACAATCCCGACGCCGTGGACAAGGTGACGGTGCGCGATCCCAACAAGGTGATCTGGCTGTCGCAGACCACGTTGAGCGTCGACGAGACGATGGAGACGGTGCGCCGGCTGCGTGAGAAGTTCCCGACGCTGCAGGATCCGCCGAGCGACGACATCTGCTACGCCACCCAGAACCGCCAGGTCGCGGTCAAGGCGATGGCGCCCGAATGCGATCTCGTCATCGTCGTCGGCTCGAAGAACTCGTCGAATTCGGTGCGGTTGGTCGAGGTGGCGCTGTTGGCCGGTGCCAAGGCCGCCCATCTGGTCGATTACGCCGACGATGTCGATCCCGCCTGGTTCTCCGGGGTCACGACGGTCGGTGTCACCTCCGGTGCGTCGGTGCCCGAGATCCTGGTGCGCGGCGTGCTGGACCGACTCGCCGAATACGGTTATGCCACTGTGCAGCCCGTGACCACGGCAAACGAGACGTTGGTGTTCGCCCTGCCGCGGGAGATCCGTCCGCCGCGCGGCTGA
- a CDS encoding lipid droplet-associated protein produces the protein MATAPYGVRLLVGAAVTALDETRKLPQTILTYPMTVASQLAHLVMKVQQDVADLVNRGDEALEELFPPKDEQPEWATFDEDEPGDRFSDTADADDSEDLASVTRLTEGRFALFSEGEARAEAPGAATAPTSTGEVPAIVDKIGYETLTLAQLRARLTSLKLTDLEALLAFEEANKARAPFQTLIANRITRASAK, from the coding sequence ATGGCAACAGCACCATACGGAGTTCGATTGCTGGTGGGTGCGGCGGTGACCGCCCTGGACGAGACCCGCAAACTCCCCCAGACCATCCTCACCTATCCGATGACGGTGGCCAGCCAGCTGGCGCATCTGGTGATGAAGGTGCAGCAGGACGTCGCCGACCTGGTCAATCGCGGTGACGAGGCACTCGAGGAACTGTTCCCACCCAAGGACGAACAGCCGGAATGGGCGACATTCGACGAGGACGAACCGGGCGACCGCTTCTCCGACACCGCCGATGCCGACGACTCTGAAGACCTCGCGTCGGTGACACGTCTCACCGAGGGTCGCTTCGCGCTGTTCAGCGAGGGCGAGGCTCGTGCCGAGGCACCGGGGGCGGCAACCGCACCGACGAGCACCGGCGAGGTCCCGGCGATCGTGGACAAGATCGGCTATGAGACGCTGACGCTGGCACAGCTGCGCGCCCGGCTGACGTCGCTGAAGCTGACCGATCTGGAGGCACTGCTGGCCTTCGAGGAGGCCAACAAGGCCCGCGCTCCGTTCCAGACGCTGATCGCCAACAGGATCACCCGCGCGTCGGCGAAGTGA
- the xseA gene encoding exodeoxyribonuclease VII large subunit, producing the protein MSEPGQSPENPWPVRAVATRVAKWIDRLGTVWVEGQIAQLTMRPGSNTAWLVLRDPAADMSLSITCPRDLVANAPVKLAEGVQVIVFGKPQFYTGRGTFSLRVTDIRAVGIGELLARIERLRRLLDAEGLFDPRLKRPIPFLPNTIGLITGRASAAEHDVMAIASARWPAVRFEVRNTAVQGPNCVPQVVAALSELDADPHVDVIILARGGGSVEDLLPFSDETLCRAIAAATTPVISAVGHEPDNPVCDLVADLRAATPTDAAKRVVPDAAAEQAGVTEMRRRSAQALRNWVRREAHIIEGLRSRPVLAHPLRALDARAEEIERARATARRDINRMIAVQADRLEHLSARLSTLGPAATLARGYAVVQLLDEGAGGQVLRSAADAPAGTQLRVRVADGALTAVSEGADEAH; encoded by the coding sequence GTGAGCGAACCCGGCCAGTCCCCGGAGAACCCGTGGCCGGTCCGCGCCGTCGCGACGCGGGTCGCCAAATGGATCGACCGATTGGGCACCGTGTGGGTCGAGGGTCAGATCGCGCAGCTGACCATGCGCCCGGGTTCGAACACCGCGTGGCTGGTGCTGCGCGACCCGGCCGCGGACATGTCGCTGTCCATCACCTGCCCACGGGACCTGGTGGCCAACGCTCCGGTGAAGCTGGCCGAGGGTGTTCAAGTCATCGTCTTCGGAAAACCGCAGTTCTACACCGGCCGCGGGACGTTCTCGCTGCGGGTGACCGATATCCGCGCCGTCGGCATCGGTGAGCTGCTGGCCCGTATCGAGCGGCTGCGCCGGCTATTGGACGCCGAGGGGCTGTTCGACCCGCGGCTGAAACGCCCGATCCCGTTCCTGCCCAACACCATCGGGCTGATCACCGGCCGGGCGTCGGCCGCCGAACACGATGTGATGGCCATCGCGTCGGCACGGTGGCCCGCGGTGCGCTTCGAGGTCCGCAACACCGCCGTGCAGGGGCCCAACTGTGTGCCGCAGGTGGTGGCCGCATTATCGGAGCTGGACGCCGATCCCCACGTCGACGTGATCATCCTGGCCCGCGGCGGCGGCAGCGTGGAGGATCTGCTGCCGTTCTCCGACGAGACACTGTGCCGCGCGATCGCTGCGGCAACCACGCCGGTGATCAGCGCGGTGGGCCACGAGCCCGACAATCCGGTCTGCGATCTGGTCGCCGATCTGCGGGCCGCCACCCCGACCGATGCCGCCAAACGCGTGGTGCCCGACGCCGCCGCCGAGCAGGCCGGGGTGACCGAGATGCGCCGCCGCAGTGCCCAAGCGCTGCGCAATTGGGTGCGGCGTGAGGCGCACATCATCGAGGGGTTGCGATCACGTCCGGTGCTGGCGCACCCGTTGCGAGCACTCGACGCCCGTGCCGAGGAGATCGAGCGGGCCCGAGCCACGGCACGCCGAGACATCAACCGGATGATCGCGGTGCAGGCCGATCGACTCGAGCATCTGTCCGCGCGGCTGAGCACGCTCGGACCGGCGGCGACGCTGGCCCGCGGATACGCGGTGGTGCAGTTGCTCGACGAGGGTGCCGGCGGACAGGTGCTGCGGTCGGCGGCGGACGCACCGGCCGGTACACAACTTCGGGTGCGGGTTGCCGACGGCGCCCTCACCGCAGTCAGCGAGGGAGCAGATGAAGCCCATTAG
- a CDS encoding exodeoxyribonuclease VII small subunit has protein sequence MKPISKLGYEEARDELIEVVRQLEHGGLDLDASLKLWERGEELAKRCEEHLAGARQKVTDTLAAGTPDQE, from the coding sequence ATGAAGCCCATTAGTAAGTTGGGGTACGAAGAGGCGCGCGACGAGCTGATCGAGGTGGTGCGCCAGCTCGAGCACGGCGGGCTGGACCTCGATGCATCCCTCAAGCTTTGGGAAAGAGGTGAGGAACTGGCCAAACGCTGCGAGGAACACCTGGCCGGGGCCCGCCAGAAAGTCACCGACACGCTGGCCGCGGGCACCCCCGACCAAGAGTGA